GGTCCTGCGCCCCGAGCGACATGCGAAGGCCTCCACGAGCGACGGGAGCACGAACTCGGCCAGCGTGCTCGTGGCGACGACCCGCAGTTCGTCGGGCGCACCCCGGGCCGCCCGCACCGCCGCCTCGGCGTCCGCGCTCAGCGCGACCATCCGCGACGCGACCGGTAGCAGCCGCGCCCCGGCGGGCGTCAGACGCATCCCCCCACCGCCGGTGCGCCGGATGAGTGGATCGCCGAAGTGGCTGCGCAGCGCGGCGAGCGCCTGTGACACCGCGGACTCGCTCACGTTCAGAGTCCGCGCCGCGGCGCCCACGGAACCGAGCCGGGCAACCAGCACGAAGGTGCTGAGCTGCGTAACGGTCACTTTCCGATTTTCTCTCATGTAGGGCGATAAGTGAATGCTTATACACCCATTGCGGGACCAGTGTGGAAGAGCGCAGCATCAATGCAGCAACGGGCACAGCGTCCGAGGAGGGCCCGATGCAGGTTCCGGCTGCATTCCAGTACGAGAGGGCCACCAGCCTCGAGCAGGCGATCGAGCTGCTCACACGGTACGGCCCCGAGGCCCGGGTAGTGGCGGGCGGACACAGCCTGCTGCCGATGATGAAGCTGCGGCTGGCCCAGCCCGAAGCCCTGATCGACATCAACGGCCTCGGCGAGCTGGCGATGATCCGGGTGGACGGGCACGACCTGGCCGTCGGAGCGATGGTCCGCCACGCGGAGCTGCTCGCCTCGCCGGTCGTCGGCGAACACTTCCCCATCCTGAGGGACGCGGAACGGGTCATCGCCGATCCGCTCGTCCGCAACCGGGGCACCGTGGGCGGCTCGCTGTGCCAGGCCGATCCGTCGGAGGACCTGTCCGCGGCGTTCTCGGCACTGCGGGCGACCCTGGTCGCCCAGGGCCCGGGAGGCAGGCGCACCATCGGGATCAGGGAGTTCTTCCTCGGGCCGTACGAGACCGCGCTGAACGAAGCGGAGCTCTTGGTGGAGATCCGGGTGCCCATCCGTTCGCACGCCAGCGCCTACCGCAAGGTCGAGCGCAGGGTGGGTGACTGGGCGGTCGTCGCCGCGGGAGCGGTGCTGGAGATCTCCGACGGGGTCATCACCGAGGCAGGGATCGGACTGACCGCGGTGGGTGCTCGACGGTTCGTGGCCGAGCAGGCGGAGGACTTCCTGCGCGGCGGACGGCCGGACGACGAGGGTTTCACCGAGGCGGGCCGGATCGCCGCGCAGGAGTGCAGGCCGACGGCCGATCAGCGCGGCCCGGTCGACTACAAGCGGCATCTGGCCGGGGAGCTCACCACGCGGGCGCTGCGTGCCGCCGCCGCGCGTGCCCAGGGGCAGGAGGCGTGACATGCGGATCACGGTGACCGTGAACGGCGAGCAGTACACGAGGGACGTGGAACCCAGGCTGCTGCTCGTGCACTTCCTGCGCGACGAACTCGGACTCACCGGCACCCACTGGGGCTGCGACACCTCCAACTGCGGGGTGTGCACCGTCTGGCTGGACGGGACGCCGGTCAAGTCCTGCACCGTACTCGCGGTGATGGCCGACGGCCACGAGGTGCGGACCGTCGAGGGCCTGGCGCACGGGGCCGAACTCGACCCGGTGCAACAGGGATTCATCGCCTGCCACGGCCTGCAGTGCGGCTTCTGCACGCCGGGGATGATGATGACGGCACGCTGGCTGCTCGACCACGACGCGGATCCGTCGGAGGAGGACATCCGCGAGGCCATCTCCGGACAGATGTGCCGCTGCACCGGTTACGAGAACATCGTGCGCTCCATCCGCTGGGCCGCCGAGCACGGCGGTGGGGCGCGGACTGCGGACGCAGACGCGGACACCGAGCCGGCGCCCGGCCGCGAGGAGGTGCGGGCATGACGACCACCGAGGAACGGCCGGTCGGCTTCGGACGGATGCCCCGCAAGGAGGACGCGCGGTTCGTCCGCGGCCACGGGACCTACGTCGACGACGTACGGCTGCCCGGGATGCTGTACGGCGCGATCCTGCGCAGCCCACTGGCCCACGCCCGGATCGTGTCCCTCGACACCGGCGCCGCCGAGGCGCACCCGAAGGTCAAGGCAGTGATCACCGGGGAGACCCTGGCCGGTCTCGGGCTGGCCTGGATGCCCACGCTCTCGTACGACACGCAGGCGGTGCTCGCCACCGACAAGGTGCGCTTCCAGGGCCAGGAGGTCGCCTTCGTCGTCGCCGAGGACCGGTACGCCGCCCGGGACGCCCTCGAGCTGATCGACGTGGAATACGAACCGCTGCCGCCGGTCGTCGACGCCCGCCGGGCGCTCGACCCGGACGCGCCGGTGATCCGCGACGACAAGGAGCATCAGAGCGACAACCACATCTTCGACTGGTCGGCGGGCGACAAGGAGCGAA
This portion of the Streptomyces mirabilis genome encodes:
- a CDS encoding xanthine dehydrogenase family protein subunit M, encoding MQVPAAFQYERATSLEQAIELLTRYGPEARVVAGGHSLLPMMKLRLAQPEALIDINGLGELAMIRVDGHDLAVGAMVRHAELLASPVVGEHFPILRDAERVIADPLVRNRGTVGGSLCQADPSEDLSAAFSALRATLVAQGPGGRRTIGIREFFLGPYETALNEAELLVEIRVPIRSHASAYRKVERRVGDWAVVAAGAVLEISDGVITEAGIGLTAVGARRFVAEQAEDFLRGGRPDDEGFTEAGRIAAQECRPTADQRGPVDYKRHLAGELTTRALRAAAARAQGQEA
- a CDS encoding (2Fe-2S)-binding protein, with protein sequence MRITVTVNGEQYTRDVEPRLLLVHFLRDELGLTGTHWGCDTSNCGVCTVWLDGTPVKSCTVLAVMADGHEVRTVEGLAHGAELDPVQQGFIACHGLQCGFCTPGMMMTARWLLDHDADPSEEDIREAISGQMCRCTGYENIVRSIRWAAEHGGGARTADADADTEPAPGREEVRA